The nucleotide window tataaaattataaaaacatttttataacaaaaaaataaaaacaattaaaATGATTTGTTTGAAAAGGTTGGAGGAATCCGTAGAACTCATTGGCCAAGCAGATAAAAGCATGAGCCCTCATGGGTTAATTaaggaaagagagaaagagaggacagTGGTGAGAAAAGGCGATAATGAGAGAGGGTGAAGGCCAGAGGAGAGAAGCATAGTGAGAGAGATGTTATCCAAAGATATATGTTGGTATCAAAGAACATATGGAGACAAATGGCTATATTAATGCTGCAACCAAGAATTCTGTAATGTCGATTTTACAATCCTACTTCCAGAAAGTAATGAATTCCTATTCATCAATTCATTCATGCACAAAACATGGCATCTAATGTGGAAACAGACTTAGAAACATCAATCATGTTTTACCTGCACTGCTCCTGATAGCTCCCACTCCTAGATAGGAAACCCTTCTTTGAGGCAGCCATCCCAGGAATCTTGTCACCTGCCTCAGAAGCTGCTGCACTCTTCGAGGCACTAATGTTGGGTTTTGAGATGTCATCTGGTTGGAAGATCGTGATGCTCAGTGCCAAAGGAGGCACGGATCCGTCCACAGGACCCTCCTGCGGAACTGTACCTGCTCCTCTTCTCTCATTGCCACTAAAATTCAAGGTTGAATATATATTTGGTTCAGAAACACCCTCATGTCTTTTCTGCTCTGCTCCACCACCCTCATCATTCGGCATCGATACTCTGCAACACAACCAGTCTTCAGCCTTCCACTTGACCCTTTGGTACTTAAAATTTCACAGTTTCTGCGTTCTCCCCCGAGTGCTTCATGGACTGGTGCAACAAGAGAGATTTCATGTAGATGCTATTGTATTGGTTTCATACTTCAAAAAAATCTTTAATAAAgaccaagatatatatatatatatgtatatatatatatatatatatatatatatatatatagagagagagagagagagagagagagagagagagagagcaaataaGAAAAGGATTATGAGGATTGACATGGTTGCTGAAACTGCTACAAATGATAACGCAACATGATATGACAAATCAAGCTTTGGAAGATTCCGCTGCACAAGTATACTGCTCTCAAAAATCACAAACAAAGGCCAGGTAGGAACTATCGATCATGCCATGACACATAAAAAGCACCTCAAATGATGAGCAAAAAAACTAAATAAGATTCCTTCAAGCTCTCCTCATATAATCTTGGAACAAAGTGATATCACCAAACtaggacatcaaatattttcagtATCGAAGTTAACCTCAAACGAAAGCAAAGTCGAGAACTTCACCACACGAAGAGATGCTAATGAGATTTTCCTGTCGATGAGGACCACCAATCAAGAACACAGTACCAAAACGTAGGCACCAATATCGATCTCATGTTTCAAGAAACTGCCTCAAACGGCAGCGAGATCTAAACTTCAATAGGAGGCCGAGAGCTTCGGAATCAGAAAACACCACCAGGTATCTCACTTGCCTCAAAATCCGACGCCACGGGTCCGCGAATGTGTACCGAAAACAGAACTTTATGGGAAAGCCAATAAATCAGACAGAGTTGGGGACTAACTTACGGCGCCGAGACCAAGTGACAAATCAGAAGACGCCGTAACAGCAAAATGGAAACTTGGCAGCAGAAATCCCCAGATTCCATGGCAAAGCAAGAGACTCTAAAGCCTAAACATAAGCAGATTTTTAGAAGCCCAAGAATTCCTATACTCCTATCCTACAAGATCAAAAAGGCGGTTCCTGGTACTCACGATCAAAATACCGGGCTGGTCGACTGGTCAATtgacttctttttcttcctaccATCCTCAATCCATTTATTTCTAAGTATTGATCACCTCCACACCACCTAATTCTTTTGTAATGGGTATCCAGGTCAGTATTCGATTTACATGGAAACGATGCAGAAAACCTAGAAAAGACAGCAGAAATCCCAAGATTCCACGGGAAAGCAAGAGATTCTACCTGGGAAACGATGCAGAAAACCTAGAAACTAAGTGCGGCAGAGGAGACCACTTTGGAAGTGCAGAAAGTAGGAGAGAGAAGGGATCGGCTGACCTTATAATgccggttcggttcggttcggcCCGGCCCCGACGAATTAACGGAggcgtggagagagagagagagagagagagagggagaaattATATATTCCTTAGTAAATACTTGATCGTAATGGTGTGATAAAATAATATTTCGGATGATAAATAATtaccttttttttcatttttcaatGCGTGTTTCCATTTGTAAAGCTATAATTaatctaaaataaaattataaaaaggatAGCCAATTATTATTAATTGTGAATAGAAGTACACCACCGACTATTATTTCAAGCAAGGTATGTAATATCGTACTGTATCGGTGTTTCGAAATTGGCTCAGTATGATACGGTACCGACGTATCGagtggtacaccagggtgtactgaacagttttatatattttcttccttATCGGaacactgtagcattgctacaatgTAATACTGTAGCTATCATTTGGTATTACATATCATGATTTCAAGCCGATTAAGTCAGGGTTTAGTGGATGGAGTTGTGAGCtatagaatgataaggacaaagcAGGAGTTCAAATTGGTCGACTGATATCATCCTTTTGCTCCCTGGCCATCATCTCATCTCATCATCTTGGCAATTTTAGCTTCGATCTTTTAGTCCACTTtactgaaaaacaaaaaaaaacagagaaaaaATGTTGAGGAAAAAGAATCTAATCGAAGATCAAGTGCAAATCTTCTAAGAATTGAACTTCGAAGTGATGATGTACTTCAGATAGATTTTTGAGTGGAATTAAGCAACTAGCTATTACTAAACTGTTGGCAGCAAAAGAAAACGAAGAACGAGGAGGCGTGCGAGAGTGGATCACCGAGGATATGGGATCACGCAGATGTTGTTGGTGTTGGATGGATGAGGTGATAGCCAACTCTTAAAGCATCCACTTTATAAAGGGGATGCAGTGCTGGCGATAGTGCAACATCGTATGTCTTGGAATAGTTGCCATCGACAGCTTGCCAATGAGGAATCTTGTTCCATTTAGGGATCGATCATTAAGGTCGTAAACAAGTGTTTCTCCGTGTTGACGATGTGAAGTATAAATTCATGGGAAGACGATGATAGGATGTGGAGGGACCATATGGGTTTCTTTCACTTGCTTGCTGATGGAAAAGTCACGAGACATTTAGTGGGAACCACATTGACAAAATGCTTCTCGCTTTTCCATCCGTTGCTACTTAGTGGCTGCCCCTATTCTTACTTCACATAAGAAAGTCGAGCAGTGACACATAAAGTGGTTGGTCACTTTGCCGACTTCAGCTGCTCCACAGGCTATTATTGGGTGGTTATCGGTCGCTTCAAACATGTATCATCGAATTCTGTCAAAACACAATCTACGATCCAACAAGATGAGCCATACAGATCACCTGCCAAAACAACATGCTAAGTTGTGTTTGCAAACCGAATCCAACGCTGTTACATCATCAATCAAGTGCCACATCAGAAACAAGAGCACCACGTGGCACCATTTAATATGCAATGCACCATTTATATAGGATGATAAACACCCACCTGGACACAAACACTGAAGGATATAAATGGCTGTGACCAAAAGGAAAAGCCCAAGAAAGGATAGAGAACAAGCATGAGCATTGACCAACACCTGGGATTTTAAAGATTTGGTAATATCCGGCTGAATAGATTGATATCATTGCTGCTTTAATCTTGTTGGAAAGAGTTATTTTTTGCACCAAGGAACAAGACATGCACAGAGTTCACTAAATCTATTTCCCTGTAGGCAGGAATATAAACATATGGATGCTGGCATTCAAGTAAAGATCGTCACCCAGACATTTAAGCATCTTTAAAAACACATTGGAAACTAACAGTCTCTAGCATTTGTAAATATCTGAACTTCATTAAATATATGAACTAGAATAAGTTCAACTATCCCAAAGAAAGGGAGGCACAAAATCAGTCAACTCGCTTATCATTTTAATAGAGAGAAATAATCAGTGAAATAATTTGAACTTCTACTAAAGAAGCCAAATACTTAGCTATGACTTGCATGAATCTAAGCTTGCTATAACATCTGTAACATGAACAGGAAAAGTTAATGATCCATGAATTGACAATAATACAGCGAGAAACCATAGCGGCAAAATGGATAAAGAATTGCCATGCCAAAGACAGGGAGCCAATCGTCAATTGATGTTAAACAAACGGAACAAAAATATATGTTTCAGGTAACAGGGGAAAGGCCCAGAATACTAAACAAACTCACATACCAAATTATGGGCCAACTAAGGGTGGTAAGTGTGATCATAGTGAAATTTATAAATCTGTAACGGAAATATGCAAAAGAATCCATGTATTGAATATGCAACATAATATAAAATTACTTTCAACCATAGTTATCTAAGAACAACAAGCCTTTGGATGCACACACCAGAACTCCTTGGATTGATGCACTCAAAATAATTGGTGTCTTCTAATCTATGCCTTATGGATCTTCAAGAATGTTCATATCAtacgcctatatatatatatatatatatatatatatatatatatatgctagacAAGGGTCTCAATTCAttttatttcatgaaatatttaatatcatgctttaatgctttatatttaatgttTTCGTGACTAATAAAATCAATTTTATTTGACCAATAACTATCATGTAACTACATATTACCACCACCATGATAAATGTTATCATTGTAGATATTATTAGACATGTGGACCATATTTCCAATGACTTATGGAATTCCCAACATTCTCTCATTTGGTCCACGTATCTAGTATACGGAATTCCCGATGGCTTAGTGATAACACCATATAAACATAAAAAACAAATCAAGTAATATTATAACTGCCAATCATATAAAGGATGCAACACATGAATCACAGTGATAGTGGTTGTATTCATGCGTTCGTATCTTTATGAGTAAGAGTtgtatatgattatatttatttttataatcataaaaaGATATTATCACTTGAGGTTATAATAAATGgaccaagtggaaaaatattgagAACATAAGTCATTGGAATATCACAAAACACTTGATATGATCCACATGTCTAATGATAACTTCAATAACGATAATAATATGAAGTTACATGATTGTTAATGACTAAATAAATTTGATTTTACTAGTCACAAATGAGAAGGTTACCAAAATTATGTTGTTCATTTTGTATCAACTTAACTCCAGAAAGCCCTGCATGATATTCACAATATGGATTGATAAACCAAAACCAATCCACCATGCATTATTTAGTGCATCAACAAGAAATGATTCATAACACACTAAAGATATAtaagtatttttattttcaagTCAGCTTTTGTTCTTTTGACCTTCCTTCTTGGATAAACTTTATTAGCTTCATACTGTACAGTGTATTGataatttttcatttttcttttcatcATGGACACAGTTTACTTACACTTGTAGCCCTTCTTCTGAAATTTAGATCAGCACTATCCCTTTTCTTATCAAACTTCTCATGTTTCAGCCTTTCTTCCCCTTGTACACACATGGTCCAAAGTTCATTACCTGGTCAATTTTCCTTATTTGTGTTATGAGGAATTTTAAATCGACCAAATTCTGTAAAGAGAAAATTCAATATGAAATGGATTAAAAATGATTCAAATAGCCCAACCTCCAAAGACTTAAGTTGGACAACAATATCCCTTGTTTACATTATGAGCTCACACACACATTAAAATTGTTAAACTTCATGCCTGAAAACCTTTTCATTAGGGTGCTAGTGAGTGTCTTAATCTAAAATCACATTATTCTTTGATGACTTTTATATGATCTTTTACCTTGTTGCGTTCAAGAATGGAACCACTTCCCGACATAATATCTAATGAGCATTATACTTATGTGATTGGATCACTCTTATGGCTCCTATGTCATTTTCTCAAGTGACATACTTAATTCCATGAGAATGGCTAGCTCATCCACACGAAGCACCAAGCCAAAGTGCATGCACCCAAGagtgaagaaatttttttttttccgatCAAAAAATTATCACCACTTAAAATAAGAGAATTATAAAaaagagcaaaagaaaaaaatataaaataaaaaataataatcaacttttATGCTATGAAACAAATAGTCTATATTAATGCAAATTCTAACCTTCCTATAGGTAGCCGTGCATCATGCATAGAATCTACATCAAGTTTTAATACTTTAATTAATCAAAGCAATAACAAGAGTACTAAAACAATTTTTCATACCTATGGGTCTAGAAAAATTATATTCTCAAGTTACCATCTTATGACTATTAAACCATTAGGACCAAGTGCTTATCCTATCACAAGTCCATTATAATCTTACTTAATGTCATATAACCTTTTATaatcattttaaaataattactttACAATAGATGTGACTATCAATCAACCAATATTATATTATGACTTAGGATGTTGTGGCTACTCCTAAATTACAAATATTGAAACCTTATATGACATCTCATAATAATCTCATCAACAATCCTCATGTTGATGCATAATACAAGAAACAACTGAAATCACGTATCGCACATACATGCACAATAAGCCACATAAGCCTCTTAAGAGAATCAAAACACATGTAGCAAAGTACAACtttaaattgtaaaaaaaaacttGTCAATTACAAGTCATATAATGAAAATCAACTACGATATGTCGAAGAAGATTATCTCATTAACCAAAAAGTCAaccatcaaaatatttaaacccaTTATATTACAATTATAATGGTTGAAAGCAAAaaatataaacatgacaaattGGTTGTGAAACAAGAACATAAAAACTATAAGGGAATACCCGTTTGAATAAAATTCATAAACGAATCAAATAAATCAATTCCATCAAAGAAACATCtcaaatttataatttatgtCTTGAACAGCATGGAT belongs to Musa acuminata AAA Group cultivar baxijiao chromosome BXJ1-11, Cavendish_Baxijiao_AAA, whole genome shotgun sequence and includes:
- the LOC135596818 gene encoding uncharacterized protein LOC135596818 isoform X2, with amino-acid sequence MPNDEGGGAEQKRHEGVSEPNIYSTLNFSGNERRGAGTVPQEGPVDGSVPPLALSITIFQPDDISKPNISASKSAAASEAGDKIPGMAASKKGFLSRSGSYQEQCRVCQQETEEPLIDLGCRCRGELAKAHRSCIDTWFHTKGSNKCEICQQIAANVPFPESGPSVNNWVWRINTAYIMGQERERVFIILRDALAHFGLHLPF